The Citrifermentans bemidjiense Bem genome window below encodes:
- a CDS encoding FRG domain-containing protein, giving the protein MHVVNLATWEEFEGNVFALYQLLHPKVPENKSYVSPLLFRGHSNASWLLETTLERVAGKCFRADEYYNIMLSVQPAIQSFTEKTWEFAHSYPNDDGTPKPPPGYEFMAYLRHHGFPSPLLDWSRSPYIAAFFAFQSPELHSHDDNVAIYVFVEYLAAGKSGMLSEATIIGCGPHVTTHKRHFNQQSEYTICRKIKEDRVFYCCHEEAFARDEGSQDLLFKYILPRSERGKVLERLHMMNITAYSLYGSEDSLISTLAYQEINRKRRI; this is encoded by the coding sequence ATGCATGTAGTAAATCTCGCGACGTGGGAAGAATTCGAAGGAAATGTGTTCGCTCTGTACCAACTTTTACACCCGAAGGTCCCTGAAAATAAAAGCTATGTTTCACCTTTGTTATTCAGAGGACATTCAAATGCATCATGGTTGCTAGAAACAACCCTAGAAAGAGTCGCGGGAAAGTGTTTTAGGGCCGACGAGTATTACAATATAATGCTTTCGGTACAACCGGCGATTCAGTCTTTTACTGAAAAAACATGGGAATTCGCTCATTCATATCCAAATGATGATGGCACCCCTAAACCTCCGCCTGGATATGAGTTCATGGCATATCTGCGACACCATGGTTTTCCATCGCCACTCCTAGACTGGTCACGTTCTCCATACATTGCCGCATTCTTTGCTTTCCAATCGCCAGAACTGCATTCACATGATGACAATGTCGCTATTTATGTTTTTGTAGAATATCTAGCTGCTGGAAAGAGCGGAATGTTGAGCGAAGCAACTATTATAGGTTGCGGACCGCATGTAACCACACATAAAAGACATTTCAATCAACAGAGTGAATATACAATTTGCAGGAAAATCAAGGAAGACAGAGTCTTCTACTGCTGCCATGAAGAAGCTTTTGCAAGAGATGAAGGGAGCCAAGATCTGCTCTTTAAGTACATCCTACCAAGGAGCGAAAGAGGTAAGGTTTTGGAGAGGCTACATATGATGAACATAACAGCCTACTCTCTCTATGGAAGTGAAGACAGTCTTATTTCTACTCTTGCATACCAGGAAATCAACCGCAAGCGCCGCATCTGA
- a CDS encoding tetratricopeptide repeat protein, which yields MKKMFALVVCLAVIFPNIVMAASIEKAEMYRQNGLTAEAKRELIDIIYTKEDRAKPEAYYLLGTIAFGERNISSALDLWKKLIEKYPKSSQAALVKDRVKQLAEITGEVTKVTIENAVAQSYLRHADFWSERKKEIFVIDSSWIPQVEAAIKWYDKVILEFPKSEAAKIAYEGKLKTIIGWEETGRYGEQHGLKGNFYKYMPMMLSTFAAFESDHPDASTLQSFRYQIAQAYWSNRDWEKTREWLKLMMEKSGPNDSFYKDLASRRLEKVEY from the coding sequence ATGAAAAAGATGTTTGCGTTAGTGGTTTGCCTTGCTGTGATTTTTCCAAATATTGTTATGGCAGCCTCAATCGAAAAGGCGGAAATGTACAGACAGAACGGGCTCACAGCAGAAGCGAAAAGGGAACTTATTGACATCATTTATACGAAAGAGGATAGGGCTAAGCCCGAAGCCTACTATCTGCTTGGAACTATAGCTTTCGGTGAAAGGAACATCTCATCTGCTCTGGACTTATGGAAAAAACTAATTGAAAAATATCCGAAATCATCACAAGCAGCACTTGTCAAGGACAGGGTAAAACAATTAGCAGAAATCACAGGAGAAGTTACGAAGGTAACGATAGAAAATGCTGTTGCACAATCATATTTACGGCACGCTGATTTCTGGTCTGAAAGGAAAAAGGAAATATTTGTTATCGATTCAAGTTGGATCCCACAGGTTGAAGCAGCAATAAAATGGTATGACAAGGTTATTCTGGAGTTCCCGAAATCCGAAGCGGCTAAGATTGCCTACGAAGGCAAACTAAAAACAATTATCGGCTGGGAAGAAACAGGTCGTTATGGAGAGCAACATGGTTTAAAGGGAAACTTTTACAAATATATGCCAATGATGTTGTCAACATTCGCGGCCTTTGAGTCAGATCACCCGGATGCGTCTACTCTACAATCATTTAGATATCAGATCGCCCAAGCCTACTGGAGCAATAGAGACTGGGAGAAGACTAGAGAATGGTTGAAGCTAATGATGGAAAAATCGGGGCCAAATGACAGTTTTTATAAAGACTTAGCTTCCCGGCGGCTAGAGAAAGTGGAATATTAG
- a CDS encoding efflux RND transporter permease subunit, whose amino-acid sequence MNIAELFIRRPIMTSLVMIAILIFGIAAYRLLPVNDLPNVDFPTIQVSANLPGANPDTMASAVATPLENQLSTIAGVDSMTSTNGIGTTRITIQFTLDRDIDAAAQDVQAALSLATRDLPKNMPTPPSFRKVNPADQPVLYLALSSPTLPLSAIDEYAQTIIARRLSTISGVAQVNVWGSQKYAVRAQLDPRIMASRRIGIDEVATAIGAANVNMPTGVLDGAKQAHTIDTNGQLYKAEAYRPIAVAYRDGAPIRLEEIGKVIDSVENARTASWYNNTRAIILTVQRQPGTNTIEVVDSVKKLLPAFRGQMPASVELNVLYDRSTMIRESMTDVKYTLCLTICLVIMVVFLFLRNFSATVIPSLAVPMSIVGTFSVMYLLGFSVNNISMMAITLAVGFVVDDAIVMLENIVRHMEKGEGAMQAALKGSREIGFTIVSMTISLVAVFIPVLFMRGILGRLLHEFAVTISAAILVSGFVSLTLTPMLCSRFLKPQSAIHHGRFYLVMERFFDGLRDLYGRTLSQVLSHRRVTMMVTLIITILTVWLFVRIPTGFLPSEDTGRLNADTEAAQGTSFAEMKQLQESVAQIIAKDPNIEGFMSSIGSGGGASNTGRLFMRLKPRSERKLSADEIIQELRPKLAKLRGIKVYLRNVPSIQIGGTSSKSLYQFTLQGQDTDELYKAAAEFETRLRSVPELLDVASDLQISNPQVRVEINRDKAAALGLSVLQVEDALSYAYSTRQVSSILAPSNQYQVILELDPLYQGDPAALGMLYIHSSSGDLVPLDTIATISKTIGPLTVNHLQQLPAVNISFNLRPDVSLGDAIAIVDKLAPSILPPGVSKQFQGTAQAFQSSFSGLLILLALAVFVIYLVLGVLYESYIHPVTILSGLPSAGFGALVTLMLFGSELNIYGFVGIIMLIGIVKKNAIMMIDFALEAERVEGKSPVDAIYEGALVRFRPIMMTTMAALMGTLPIALGLGAGGEARQPLGLAVVGGLLTSQLLTLYITPVVYYYMDRLLRMVRSRKSVPVAGVGDVAD is encoded by the coding sequence ATGAACATAGCGGAGCTTTTCATCCGCCGGCCGATCATGACCTCGCTCGTCATGATCGCCATCCTCATCTTCGGGATCGCCGCCTACCGGCTGCTGCCGGTGAACGACCTGCCCAACGTGGACTTCCCGACCATCCAGGTCAGCGCCAACCTCCCCGGCGCCAACCCGGACACCATGGCGTCGGCGGTAGCCACCCCGCTGGAGAATCAGCTCTCCACCATCGCCGGCGTCGACTCGATGACCTCCACCAACGGCATCGGCACCACCAGGATCACCATCCAATTCACGCTGGACCGCGACATCGACGCCGCGGCGCAGGACGTGCAGGCAGCCCTTTCGCTCGCCACCCGCGACCTGCCGAAGAACATGCCGACCCCGCCGTCGTTTCGCAAGGTGAACCCGGCCGACCAGCCGGTCCTCTACCTGGCGCTTTCTTCCCCCACACTCCCCCTTTCCGCCATCGACGAGTATGCCCAGACCATCATCGCGCGGAGGCTTTCCACCATCAGCGGCGTGGCCCAGGTGAACGTGTGGGGGTCGCAGAAATACGCGGTGCGTGCGCAGCTCGATCCGAGGATCATGGCGTCGCGCAGGATCGGCATCGACGAGGTCGCAACCGCCATCGGCGCGGCCAACGTCAACATGCCGACGGGCGTGCTGGACGGGGCCAAACAGGCGCACACCATCGACACCAACGGTCAGCTCTACAAGGCCGAGGCCTACCGCCCCATCGCCGTCGCCTATCGCGACGGGGCGCCTATTCGGCTGGAGGAGATCGGCAAAGTCATCGACAGCGTCGAGAACGCAAGGACCGCCAGCTGGTACAACAACACCCGCGCCATCATCCTCACCGTGCAGCGCCAGCCTGGGACCAACACCATCGAAGTCGTGGACAGCGTGAAGAAGCTCTTGCCGGCCTTCCGCGGACAGATGCCCGCCTCAGTGGAGCTGAACGTCCTCTACGACCGCTCCACCATGATCCGCGAGTCGATGACCGACGTGAAGTACACCCTTTGCCTCACCATCTGCCTGGTGATCATGGTGGTCTTCCTGTTCCTGCGCAATTTCTCCGCCACCGTCATCCCCTCCCTGGCCGTACCGATGTCCATCGTCGGGACCTTCTCGGTCATGTATCTACTCGGGTTCTCCGTCAACAACATCTCCATGATGGCCATCACCCTGGCCGTCGGCTTCGTCGTCGACGACGCCATCGTCATGCTGGAGAACATCGTCAGGCACATGGAAAAAGGAGAGGGCGCCATGCAGGCCGCCCTCAAAGGATCCAGGGAGATCGGGTTCACCATCGTCTCCATGACCATCTCGCTTGTCGCCGTCTTCATCCCCGTCCTCTTCATGCGGGGGATACTGGGGCGGCTGCTGCACGAGTTCGCCGTCACCATCAGCGCGGCCATCCTCGTCTCCGGTTTCGTTTCCCTGACCCTGACCCCCATGCTCTGCAGCCGGTTTCTGAAGCCGCAGTCAGCCATTCATCACGGCCGCTTCTACCTCGTGATGGAGCGCTTCTTCGACGGGCTGCGCGACCTGTACGGGCGCACCCTGAGCCAGGTCCTTTCGCATCGCCGCGTCACCATGATGGTCACCCTCATCATCACCATTTTGACCGTCTGGCTCTTCGTAAGGATTCCCACCGGATTTCTCCCCAGCGAGGACACCGGGAGGCTGAACGCCGACACCGAGGCCGCCCAGGGGACATCGTTTGCCGAGATGAAGCAGCTCCAGGAGTCCGTGGCGCAGATCATCGCCAAGGATCCCAACATTGAAGGGTTCATGTCGTCCATCGGCAGCGGGGGCGGGGCGAGCAACACCGGCCGTCTCTTCATGCGGCTGAAGCCCAGAAGCGAACGGAAGCTTTCTGCCGACGAGATCATCCAGGAACTGCGCCCCAAGCTCGCCAAGCTGCGGGGGATAAAGGTCTACCTGAGAAACGTCCCCTCCATCCAGATAGGCGGCACCTCGTCCAAGAGCCTGTACCAGTTCACCCTGCAAGGGCAGGACACGGACGAACTCTACAAGGCCGCCGCCGAGTTCGAGACCAGGCTGCGCTCTGTACCCGAACTACTGGACGTCGCCAGCGACCTGCAGATCAGCAACCCCCAAGTGCGCGTCGAGATAAACCGCGACAAGGCCGCAGCCTTAGGATTGTCCGTGTTGCAGGTGGAGGACGCCCTTTCCTACGCCTACAGCACGCGGCAGGTCTCGTCGATTCTTGCGCCGAGCAACCAATACCAGGTCATCCTGGAGCTGGACCCGCTCTACCAGGGGGACCCGGCGGCGCTCGGCATGCTCTACATCCACAGCAGTTCCGGCGACCTCGTGCCGCTCGACACCATCGCCACCATCAGCAAGACCATCGGTCCTTTGACCGTCAACCATCTGCAGCAGCTCCCGGCGGTCAACATCAGCTTCAACCTCCGCCCCGATGTCTCGTTGGGGGACGCCATAGCCATAGTCGACAAGCTGGCCCCGAGCATCCTCCCCCCCGGCGTGAGCAAGCAGTTCCAGGGAACCGCCCAGGCCTTCCAGTCCTCCTTCAGCGGGTTGCTGATTCTGCTGGCCTTGGCCGTCTTCGTCATCTATCTCGTGCTCGGCGTCCTCTACGAAAGTTACATACACCCCGTCACCATCCTCTCCGGCCTTCCCTCCGCCGGGTTCGGGGCGCTGGTCACACTGATGCTCTTCGGCAGCGAGCTCAACATCTACGGGTTTGTGGGGATCATCATGCTGATCGGCATCGTGAAGAAGAACGCCATCATGATGATCGACTTCGCGCTGGAAGCGGAAAGGGTAGAGGGGAAAAGCCCGGTCGACGCTATATACGAGGGCGCGCTGGTGAGGTTCAGGCCGATCATGATGACCACAATGGCGGCGCTGATGGGGACCCTGCCGATAGCGTTGGGGTTAGGCGCAGGCGGCGAGGCCCGTCAGCCGCTGGGGTTAGCTGTAGTCGGCGGATTGCTGACCTCCCAGCTGTTGACCCTCTACATCACCCCTGTTGTCTACTACTACATGGATAGGCTGCTACGGATGGTTAGAAGCAGGAAGAGCGTCCCTGTGGCAGGGGTCGGCGATGTTGCCGATTAG
- a CDS encoding efflux RND transporter periplasmic adaptor subunit — MFPATSRRFVQAVSLVTVLLSLSACSTQKEKPKAKPPVPVAVATAARKDVPVQLKAIGNIEPFNSVAIKSQVNGQIAKVHFQDGCDVQKGALLVTLQPESFQAALNQSEAALTRDLAQAKFAKEQAERYRQLVAEGIVTKDQYDQLRTNAESAAAAVAADRAAIANAKIQRNYCYIRSPISGRTGNLALQLGNLVKANDLTLVTINQISPIYATFSIPEKSLPEVKKAMAGRALKIEAVVPNDPNGKETGTISFLDNAVNSATGTIRLKGVFANADRKLWPGQFVDVVMTLGVRRDAVVVPTQAVQVGQQGQYVYVVKPDKTAEMRSVTVAAEQAGESVIEKGVAPGETVVVSGQLRLTPGAKVELPSSQPTAVKRP; from the coding sequence ATGTTTCCAGCAACAAGCCGCAGGTTCGTACAAGCAGTCAGCCTCGTAACAGTTCTTCTTTCCTTGTCCGCATGCTCCACCCAAAAAGAGAAACCGAAGGCCAAGCCCCCGGTGCCGGTGGCCGTCGCTACAGCGGCAAGAAAAGACGTCCCGGTGCAATTGAAGGCGATAGGGAACATCGAGCCATTTAACTCGGTCGCCATCAAGTCGCAGGTGAACGGCCAGATAGCGAAGGTCCATTTCCAGGACGGCTGCGACGTGCAGAAGGGGGCCTTGCTCGTCACCCTGCAACCGGAGTCGTTCCAGGCGGCTCTGAACCAAAGCGAGGCGGCTCTCACGCGGGATCTCGCCCAAGCCAAGTTCGCCAAGGAGCAGGCGGAACGCTACCGGCAGTTGGTCGCGGAAGGTATCGTCACCAAGGATCAGTACGATCAGCTGCGCACCAACGCCGAATCGGCCGCCGCGGCCGTGGCCGCGGACCGCGCCGCCATCGCCAACGCCAAAATCCAGCGCAACTATTGCTACATCCGCTCGCCCATCTCCGGCAGGACCGGAAACCTTGCGCTGCAACTCGGCAACCTGGTCAAGGCGAACGACCTGACTCTCGTCACGATCAATCAGATCAGCCCTATCTACGCGACTTTCTCCATCCCCGAGAAGAGCCTTCCCGAGGTGAAAAAAGCGATGGCGGGGCGCGCCCTGAAGATAGAGGCCGTCGTCCCCAACGATCCGAACGGCAAGGAGACCGGCACCATCAGCTTCCTGGACAATGCCGTGAATAGCGCCACAGGGACCATCCGACTCAAAGGGGTCTTCGCCAACGCCGACCGCAAACTCTGGCCGGGGCAGTTCGTCGATGTGGTGATGACGCTCGGCGTGAGGCGCGATGCGGTGGTCGTCCCGACTCAGGCGGTGCAGGTCGGCCAGCAGGGGCAGTACGTCTACGTCGTGAAGCCCGACAAGACGGCGGAGATGAGGTCGGTCACGGTAGCCGCGGAGCAGGCGGGGGAAAGCGTTATCGAGAAAGGCGTGGCCCCTGGTGAAACCGTGGTGGTCAGCGGCCAGCTGCGACTGACGCCGGGCGCGAAGGTCGAGCTTCCCTCCAGCCAGCCTACAGCGGTAAAAAGGCCATGA
- a CDS encoding response regulator codes for MGKERDILIVDDNQVVCDVLTELFRNEGFDSWGVATGEACLDEVTRASCKLVMLDVRLPGISGIEVLEAIRRDHPRTEVIIMTSHVSLETAVQALRLGAQDYLFKPFDDLEMVIATVNKALERRRLVEERDKLVRTLTDLAIENGRILAECRRVNSSLEEKVAQRTAELSKSNLQQKAIIAELHEAKEAAEAANRAKSQFLANMSHEIRTPMNGVLGMAELLLHSELDEKQKSYVKILHQSGESLLGIINDILNISKIEAGRLEIERIPFDLHETARGAVELYREVGRRKGVAVELQIEEDVPRCVVGDPSRLRQVLINVVNNGLKFTDKGSVQVRVTLVEQYQNGQYVAFEVKDTGIGIPADCIGDIFGLFAQVDGSTTRKYGGTGLGLAIAKQLVELMGGAIGVESEPGQGSTFTFIVFLHRHADQTTCDEDTPAELDNPMAAAREVRKFNARVLLAEDNPVNCEVAFAMIAALGCQVDVAQDGREAVEAFTRQPYDLIFMDCQMPEMDGYQATRAIRQRELGSGRHTTVIALTAHAMAGAREHCLSAGMDDYLSKPFNLEQLQELIVKWTTPHLA; via the coding sequence ATGGGAAAGGAACGAGATATTCTGATCGTCGACGACAACCAGGTGGTCTGCGATGTTCTGACTGAACTATTCCGCAACGAGGGGTTCGACAGTTGGGGTGTTGCCACGGGCGAGGCGTGCCTCGATGAAGTGACCCGCGCTTCCTGCAAGCTGGTGATGCTGGATGTGCGCCTCCCCGGGATCAGCGGCATCGAGGTTCTCGAAGCCATCCGGCGTGACCACCCTAGGACGGAAGTGATCATCATGACCAGCCATGTATCGCTGGAGACGGCGGTCCAGGCCCTGCGCCTGGGAGCCCAGGATTACCTTTTCAAGCCCTTCGACGACCTGGAGATGGTGATCGCCACCGTTAACAAGGCGCTGGAGCGCCGCCGCCTCGTCGAGGAGCGCGACAAGCTGGTGCGCACCCTGACCGACCTGGCCATCGAGAACGGCCGCATCCTCGCCGAATGCCGCCGGGTAAACAGCAGCCTTGAGGAAAAGGTGGCGCAGCGGACCGCCGAACTTTCCAAGTCGAACCTGCAGCAAAAGGCCATCATCGCCGAACTGCACGAAGCGAAGGAAGCCGCCGAAGCAGCCAACCGGGCCAAGTCGCAATTTCTCGCCAACATGAGCCACGAGATCCGCACGCCGATGAACGGTGTCCTCGGCATGGCCGAACTCCTGCTGCACTCAGAGCTCGACGAGAAGCAGAAGAGCTACGTCAAGATACTGCACCAATCCGGCGAATCGCTCCTCGGCATCATCAACGACATCCTCAACATCTCCAAGATCGAGGCGGGAAGGCTGGAGATAGAGAGGATTCCTTTCGATCTGCACGAAACTGCGCGCGGCGCGGTGGAACTCTACCGGGAAGTCGGCCGGCGCAAGGGCGTAGCGGTGGAGCTGCAGATCGAGGAGGACGTTCCGCGCTGCGTCGTCGGTGACCCGAGCCGCCTGCGGCAGGTCCTGATCAACGTCGTCAACAACGGCTTGAAATTCACCGATAAGGGGTCGGTACAGGTTCGCGTCACCCTGGTGGAGCAGTACCAAAACGGGCAGTACGTAGCCTTTGAGGTGAAGGACACGGGGATTGGGATACCCGCTGACTGCATCGGCGACATCTTCGGCTTATTCGCCCAAGTGGACGGCTCGACCACGCGGAAGTACGGAGGGACCGGGTTGGGACTGGCGATAGCGAAGCAACTGGTTGAGCTGATGGGGGGCGCAATAGGGGTAGAGAGCGAGCCGGGACAGGGCTCCACCTTCACTTTCATCGTCTTCCTGCACCGGCACGCCGACCAGACTACATGCGACGAGGACACGCCGGCCGAGCTGGATAATCCCATGGCAGCGGCTCGTGAGGTGCGGAAGTTCAACGCCCGCGTGCTGCTGGCCGAAGACAACCCGGTCAATTGCGAGGTGGCCTTCGCCATGATCGCCGCGCTGGGGTGCCAGGTTGACGTGGCCCAGGACGGAAGAGAAGCCGTCGAGGCCTTTACGCGCCAGCCGTACGACCTGATCTTCATGGATTGCCAGATGCCGGAGATGGACGGCTACCAGGCCACCCGAGCCATCCGCCAGCGGGAACTCGGCTCCGGCAGGCACACCACCGTGATCGCACTAACCGCCCACGCCATGGCGGGAGCCAGGGAACATTGCCTCAGTGCAGGAATGGACGACTACCTCAGCAAACCTTTCAACCTCGAACAGCTCCAGGAGCTGATCGTCAAATGGACCACCCCCCACCTCGCCTGA
- a CDS encoding Crp/Fnr family transcriptional regulator — MPNKMKLTAADLLSLFNPADSDQFLAHFTTRHYPPKALVYSPFEEKNLVFVVKSGRLRVYLAYEDKEFTLALLEPGDVFSTHTPAFVQALEGSEILVCSTATFREAVARRPELSLTMVKVLGELLKNSIETIEGLAFKDVRLRLVDFLLGAAAERGRASTEGTVVQLGLGTEDIALLIGTTRQTISQIVNDFIKADLLRKIDRKTLLITDMDALKALREL; from the coding sequence ATGCCGAACAAGATGAAGCTCACTGCCGCGGACCTCTTATCGCTTTTTAACCCCGCTGACTCCGATCAGTTCCTCGCCCATTTCACCACCCGCCACTACCCCCCGAAGGCACTGGTCTATTCTCCGTTCGAGGAGAAGAACCTGGTGTTCGTGGTGAAAAGCGGCCGGCTTCGGGTCTACCTCGCTTACGAGGACAAGGAGTTCACCCTGGCGCTCCTGGAGCCGGGGGATGTCTTCAGTACCCATACGCCCGCTTTCGTGCAGGCGCTGGAAGGAAGCGAGATCCTCGTCTGCAGTACGGCAACGTTCCGGGAGGCGGTGGCGCGGCGGCCGGAACTCTCGCTCACTATGGTAAAGGTGCTGGGAGAGCTCCTGAAGAACTCGATAGAGACCATCGAGGGGCTCGCCTTCAAGGACGTCCGCCTGCGCCTGGTGGATTTCCTGCTGGGTGCCGCCGCCGAGCGCGGCCGGGCGAGCACCGAAGGGACGGTGGTGCAACTGGGCCTCGGCACCGAGGACATCGCCCTGCTCATCGGCACCACGCGCCAGACCATCTCCCAGATCGTCAACGACTTCATAAAGGCCGACCTGCTGCGTAAGATCGACCGCAAGACCCTCCTTATCACCGACATGGACGCACTCAAGGCGCTTAGGGAACTGTAA
- a CDS encoding NADH-quinone oxidoreductase subunit B family protein, translating into MQDQVKETPAEPVRLFRINTGSCNGCDVELAVTAAVDEFDVEQLGCRYTEEPHEADILLITGPLTVRARNEALRLYAEAPETKVTVAVGVCPVSGGVFRDSYAVDGPVQRYLPVDLNVPGCPPRPQALLAGIAQARDLWRARSKGVDAVFAAPPLAKPADEPAQQFPIRGRMSFDPKACVDCRMCRHVCAAGAIHFDIKGDKGDRHLRSQSPSGNKEDRHLRSLSPGSPEGVRLTLWHNSCVFCGLCSHYCPTGALSVTGDWHLAHRGGQTFRFSEQGEVPYTPCSGCGSPLIAVAPELLHAAFRRPTPEIEHLKTLCPACRQQLSIGAVRR; encoded by the coding sequence ATGCAAGACCAGGTAAAAGAAACTCCAGCGGAGCCGGTACGGCTTTTTCGCATCAATACCGGTTCCTGCAACGGATGCGACGTGGAGCTGGCGGTCACCGCTGCGGTGGACGAGTTCGACGTGGAGCAGTTGGGGTGCCGCTATACGGAGGAGCCGCATGAGGCGGACATACTCCTTATCACCGGCCCCCTTACCGTCCGCGCCCGGAACGAGGCGCTGCGACTCTACGCAGAGGCGCCGGAAACCAAGGTGACGGTGGCGGTCGGCGTCTGCCCGGTCTCCGGTGGGGTCTTCCGCGACAGCTATGCGGTCGACGGCCCGGTGCAGCGTTACCTGCCGGTGGACCTCAACGTGCCGGGATGCCCGCCCCGTCCCCAGGCTCTCCTGGCCGGGATCGCCCAGGCGCGGGATCTCTGGCGCGCCCGCAGCAAGGGAGTGGATGCCGTATTTGCGGCGCCCCCCCTGGCCAAGCCGGCGGATGAACCGGCGCAGCAATTCCCCATCCGCGGCCGGATGAGCTTTGACCCCAAGGCCTGCGTGGACTGCCGCATGTGCCGGCACGTCTGCGCCGCCGGGGCTATTCACTTCGATATCAAGGGGGACAAGGGGGACAGGCACCTGCGGAGCCAGTCCCCTAGCGGCAACAAGGAGGACAGGCACCTGCGGAGCCTGTCCCCCGGCTCGCCAGAGGGGGTTCGGCTCACGCTCTGGCACAACAGCTGTGTTTTTTGCGGCCTCTGCAGCCATTACTGCCCGACCGGCGCCTTGTCGGTGACCGGCGATTGGCATCTTGCCCACCGCGGCGGGCAAACCTTCCGCTTCTCCGAGCAGGGAGAGGTCCCTTATACCCCCTGCTCCGGTTGCGGTTCTCCCCTCATTGCCGTGGCCCCGGAACTCCTGCACGCGGCCTTTCGCCGCCCTACCCCCGAAATCGAACACCTTAAGACCCTCTGTCCGGCCTGCCGGCAACAACTGAGCATAGGAGCAGTGAGACGATGA
- a CDS encoding NADH-quinone oxidoreductase subunit C: MTTLIDEVAALLAAAAGEETVATWRRDRKGGLTGWCRLPSADSLLAVGRAIASIQGRLSMVTAYLTEKAREKGGREIAYHFDLDGATLTLTVPLPLEGAQVPSLTPIFRNCDWHERELMELYEIQVVGHPDPRRLFLADSVPDAPFERLIPYSTFTNGAGGKALWEKVLAAKEKP, from the coding sequence ATGACCACGTTGATCGATGAGGTTGCCGCCCTCCTCGCCGCTGCGGCGGGGGAAGAGACCGTCGCCACCTGGCGCCGGGACCGGAAGGGGGGCCTGACCGGCTGGTGCCGGCTTCCCTCCGCAGACTCGCTCCTTGCCGTGGGGCGCGCCATCGCGTCCATACAGGGGCGCCTGAGCATGGTGACGGCCTACCTCACGGAAAAGGCCAGGGAGAAGGGGGGACGCGAGATCGCCTACCACTTCGACCTCGACGGCGCCACCCTCACCCTGACCGTTCCCTTGCCGCTGGAAGGGGCGCAGGTCCCTTCCCTCACCCCCATCTTCCGCAACTGCGACTGGCACGAGCGGGAGCTGATGGAACTCTACGAGATCCAGGTGGTGGGACACCCCGACCCGCGCCGGCTGTTCCTGGCCGACAGCGTCCCCGACGCCCCGTTCGAACGGCTCATCCCTTATTCCACCTTCACCAACGGCGCCGGAGGGAAAGCGCTCTGGGAAAAGGTGCTCGCCGCCAAGGAGAAGCCATGA